One stretch of Nocardioides perillae DNA includes these proteins:
- a CDS encoding pilus assembly protein TadG-related protein translates to MSAPGRRRDERGTATAFVVGMSVTLLACAGLVVDGGTAINARMKLADEVEQAARAGAQQIDVDTLRATGTLQLDRGAAEQAARTFIGGRGYSGGAVAVDADTVTVTADEVVETTLLTLIGIRTFEVSATATAEAATQ, encoded by the coding sequence GTGAGCGCCCCGGGACGACGCCGCGACGAGCGCGGCACCGCCACCGCCTTCGTGGTCGGCATGTCGGTGACGCTGCTGGCCTGCGCCGGCCTCGTGGTCGACGGCGGCACCGCGATCAACGCGCGGATGAAGCTCGCCGACGAGGTCGAGCAGGCCGCCCGCGCCGGAGCCCAGCAGATCGACGTCGACACCCTGCGCGCCACCGGCACGCTGCAGCTCGACCGCGGTGCGGCCGAGCAGGCCGCCCGCACGTTCATCGGCGGCCGCGGCTACTCCGGCGGCGCGGTGGCGGTCGACGCCGACACCGTGACCGTGACGGCCGACGAGGTCGTCGAGACCACCCTCCTCACCCTCATCGGCATCCGCACCTTCGAGGTGTCCGCCACAGCGACCGCGGAGGCGGCGACCCAGTGA
- a CDS encoding type II secretion system F family protein, translated as MSIDPTTLLVVLAAALAAGGLVLLVVALTPREPSPVQAAPSRLLEQAKGAGKRVPLAVGAALLTLLLTRWVVAAAAVGALVVLWDALFGGAKEAKRSVARVEALAAWTESLRDTVAGAVGLEQAIPSTVQAAAPVIQGELQTLADRLRVRVPLPEALQRFADDLDDSGADLIVAALILNSRLRGPGLRQVLGSLAESARAELDMRQRVNAGRRSTQRSVQIVVGVTVLFVVGLRLFNPAYVEPYGSPVGQVVLAFVLGFFVAGILWLRRLSRFETPERFLRSRTVGAR; from the coding sequence GTGAGCATCGACCCGACCACGCTGCTGGTCGTGCTGGCGGCCGCCCTCGCCGCCGGCGGCCTGGTGCTCCTCGTCGTGGCCCTCACCCCGCGCGAGCCCTCGCCCGTGCAGGCCGCACCCTCGCGGCTGCTCGAGCAGGCCAAGGGCGCCGGCAAGCGGGTGCCGCTGGCGGTGGGCGCCGCCCTGCTGACCCTGCTGCTCACCCGCTGGGTCGTGGCCGCGGCGGCGGTCGGTGCCCTCGTGGTGCTCTGGGACGCGCTCTTCGGCGGCGCCAAGGAGGCCAAGCGCAGCGTCGCCCGGGTCGAGGCGCTGGCGGCCTGGACCGAGTCGCTGCGCGACACCGTCGCCGGCGCCGTCGGTCTCGAGCAGGCCATCCCGTCCACGGTGCAGGCCGCCGCCCCGGTCATCCAGGGCGAGCTGCAGACCCTGGCCGACCGGCTGCGGGTCCGCGTGCCGCTGCCCGAGGCCCTGCAGCGCTTCGCCGACGACCTCGACGACTCCGGCGCCGACCTCATCGTCGCCGCGCTCATCCTCAACTCCCGGCTGCGCGGTCCCGGCCTGCGCCAGGTGCTCGGCTCCCTGGCGGAGTCGGCACGCGCCGAGCTCGACATGCGCCAGCGCGTCAACGCCGGCCGCCGCAGCACCCAGCGCAGCGTGCAGATCGTCGTCGGCGTGACCGTCCTCTTCGTCGTCGGCCTGCGGCTGTTCAACCCCGCCTACGTCGAGCCCTACGGCTCGCCCGTCGGCCAGGTCGTCCTCGCCTTCGTGCTCGGGTTCTTCGTCGCCGGCATCCTGTGGCTGCGCCGGCTCTCCCGCTTCGAGACCCCCGAGCGCTTCCTGCGCTCGCGGACGGTGGGTGCGCGGTGA
- a CDS encoding type II secretion system F family protein, with amino-acid sequence MSLVLVLLAGGLVGAGLLLTGYLLAQPRTSGPVALAQLDARLARGRREASLTADRRHQAESARMRRLGSEVAQSLETRGVSLPRTLGAALSLVGQSQEMFLARSLVGALLGFLVPVLALAPVTALGFVAPVVPLWLMLIGAAVGTLVPYADVVRAAESRRRDFRYVVSSFLDLVAMNLAGGRGVPEALQAAASISDGWAMVRIRDTLEAARLQGTTPWAALGQLGEELDVDELRDLAAALALVAEDGAKVRDSLTARAASMRKRELADAEGRAAARSQSMLVAQLLLCVGFLLFLTYPAVARVLG; translated from the coding sequence GTGAGCCTCGTCCTCGTCCTGCTCGCCGGTGGCCTGGTGGGCGCCGGGCTGCTGCTGACCGGCTACCTGCTGGCGCAGCCCCGCACCTCCGGTCCGGTCGCGCTGGCCCAGCTCGACGCCCGCCTGGCCCGCGGCCGGCGTGAGGCCAGCCTGACCGCCGATCGCCGCCACCAGGCGGAGTCCGCGCGGATGCGCCGCCTCGGCTCCGAGGTGGCGCAGAGCCTCGAGACCCGCGGGGTGTCCCTGCCCCGCACGCTCGGCGCCGCCCTGTCGCTGGTCGGCCAGAGCCAGGAGATGTTCCTCGCCCGCTCGCTCGTCGGGGCCCTGCTCGGCTTCCTCGTGCCCGTCCTCGCCCTCGCCCCCGTGACCGCGCTGGGGTTCGTCGCCCCCGTCGTGCCGCTGTGGCTGATGCTGATCGGGGCGGCCGTCGGCACGCTCGTGCCCTACGCCGACGTCGTGCGGGCGGCGGAGTCGCGCCGGCGCGACTTCCGCTACGTCGTGAGCTCCTTCCTCGACCTCGTCGCGATGAACCTCGCGGGCGGCCGGGGCGTGCCCGAGGCGCTGCAGGCCGCCGCCTCGATCTCCGACGGGTGGGCCATGGTGCGCATCCGCGACACCCTCGAGGCCGCCCGGTTGCAGGGCACCACGCCGTGGGCCGCGCTGGGACAGCTCGGAGAGGAGCTCGACGTCGACGAGCTCCGCGACCTGGCCGCGGCCCTGGCCCTCGTCGCCGAGGACGGCGCCAAGGTGCGCGACTCGCTCACCGCCCGCGCCGCTTCGATGCGCAAGCGCGAGCTGGCCGACGCCGAGGGCCGCGCCGCGGCCCGCTCCCAGTCGATGCTGGTCGCGCAGCTGCTGCTGTGCGTCGGCTTCTTGCTGTTCCTCACCTACCCCGCAGTCGCCCGCGTGCTCGGCTGA
- a CDS encoding TadE/TadG family type IV pilus assembly protein codes for MTTRRTRRDERGSMAVEIVILTPVLFAFVLLVVVFGKYVGVRGDVDAAARDAAREASFQTSRAAAEAAARQTVAVQLDGDTTCQRVAVDLTGWGPGGEVAVDLRCSTSLAGLGLIGVPGAAQVSGDAVVPLDPYRSYQ; via the coding sequence GTGACCACCCGGCGCACCCGCCGCGACGAGCGCGGCTCGATGGCGGTCGAGATCGTCATCCTCACCCCGGTGCTCTTCGCCTTCGTGCTCCTCGTCGTGGTCTTCGGCAAGTACGTCGGCGTGCGCGGCGACGTCGACGCCGCGGCCCGCGACGCGGCGCGGGAGGCGTCCTTCCAGACCTCGCGCGCCGCGGCCGAGGCCGCGGCGCGCCAGACCGTCGCCGTCCAGCTCGACGGCGACACGACCTGCCAGCGGGTCGCGGTCGACCTCACCGGCTGGGGACCCGGCGGCGAGGTGGCCGTCGACCTGCGCTGCAGCACCTCCCTGGCCGGCCTCGGCCTCATCGGCGTGCCGGGGGCCGCCCAGGTGAGCGGCGACGCCGTCGTGCCGCTCGACCCCTACCGGAGCTACCAGTGA
- a CDS encoding TadE family protein translates to MELVLYTPLLMFVIFLAVQFVLVYLGNQAASAVAREASRVARTTQSEAEAQRAGRQLAENIGQGVLEDYDITIRLVGDERVRVTVTGRAQEISPVGVPRVSQSVEGPIERFVGGP, encoded by the coding sequence GTGGAGCTCGTGCTCTACACGCCCCTGCTGATGTTCGTGATCTTCCTGGCCGTCCAGTTCGTCCTGGTCTACCTCGGCAACCAGGCGGCCAGCGCCGTCGCGCGCGAGGCCTCCCGGGTGGCCCGGACCACCCAGAGCGAGGCCGAGGCCCAGCGCGCCGGCCGCCAGCTGGCCGAGAACATCGGCCAGGGCGTGCTCGAGGACTACGACATCACCATCCGGCTGGTCGGCGACGAGCGGGTGCGGGTGACCGTGACCGGACGCGCCCAGGAGATCTCCCCGGTCGGCGTGCCGCGGGTGAGCCAGAGCGTCGAGGGCCCGATCGAGCGCTTCGTGGGGGGCCCGTGA